In the genome of Methanococcoides burtonii DSM 6242, the window CAAAGCTCACACCAGAAGATATCAGGGATTTCAGCATCACAAAGATAGCACGCTATAAAGTGCCAAAACACATATTTATCGTAGATGAATATCCACTTACAGCAAGTGGAAAAGTTCAGAAGTTCAAGCTTAGGGAAATGGCCGTCGAGTTGATGGAGGAAAACTGACCGAACATATCTGAACAACATATCCGGAGCTAAAAGCTCCACCCTTTTTTTTGTTTTTAAAAAAATGGCTCTGTAGAAATCTTATCAAAATCTACATCTTTAGACTGGAATTGAGATTATAATCCAATATCGTGCAACACATTCAATCATATTATTATATTTGATTATTGTCCGAATATAGAGGATTTCTACAGAGCCGGAATATATTAACTTTAAAAGTGTGCCATGGTTTCAAAGCTTCTATTATACATAATCACCGGCACCCATCATAGTTATGAAATTCACCATGTTCCTCATCATTTCTACGACAACTAACCAGCATGAAGAACTGATACATAAAGAAGCTGTTTCTCTTATGAAAAATTATGCCACCCATTTTGATTCCGAGATGAGGGCCAACATGGCAATTGCAAGGGGTATTGCCAGCACAATGGAGGGGTACATATATGGAGATAGGGAAATTGCCGACAATGTCAAAACTGCAAATGCTGACAAAACAAAGTTCAAACAATAATGTACAATTTAATAAGCAATGCCATTAAATTCACACCTGAAAAAGGTAGCATTACCATCAACGTGTGGTCAGTAGACAAGAAACTGCATGTCAGTGTTAAAGATACAGGGATTGGGATAGCAGAGGACCATATCGATGAGGTATTCAAACCATTCATACAAGTAGGAGACTTTGTCTCAAAGGAACAAGCAGGAACAGGTCTTGGCCTTGCTCTTGTGAAAAAGCTGGTGGAGTTACACGGTGGAGATATATGGGTTGAAAGTGAGATGGAAAAAGGCAGTACATTTACTTTCACAATTCCTACAAATAAATGAAAAAAATGGATCTCCTCAACATTGAGTGGGTAATTTAATATTCGTTTCTTCCAATTCAATCATTATGGAAGATAAAGAACTCATTCAAATTACCCTTGGCTTATTATCCCCTTGGTTTGTAAAAGACATTGATCTCAATACTTCTAAAAGGAGGATGGACATCTACCTTGATTTTTCCAAGGGTACTAAATTCTCATGCCCTGTTTGCAACAAATTAAGTGAACTCCATGATACAAAAAAAAAGGTGTGGAGACACCTCGACTTTTTTCATTATGAAACATACCTTCATGCCAGAGTCCCTCGAACAAAATGTAATGAACATGGTGTAAAGCTTGTCAATGTTCCCTGGACAAGACAAAACACTGGATTTACCTTGTTCTTTGAAGCATTAATTGTTGCTATATCCAAGGAAATGACTGTGTCTGCTATTGCTGAAATGATTAACATTCATGAAGATTCAGTATGGAGAATTCTCACTCATTATGTTAACAAAGCAGCAGCAAAGATGGACCTGTCTGG includes:
- a CDS encoding ATP-binding protein; translated protein: MYNLISNAIKFTPEKGSITINVWSVDKKLHVSVKDTGIGIAEDHIDEVFKPFIQVGDFVSKEQAGTGLGLALVKKLVELHGGDIWVESEMEKGSTFTFTIPTNK